aatcaactttaaccTGGGTGTGTAATCTTGCTCAATCCACTGTCTGCTCTTCTTGATTGCCTGATGTGATCTATGTATAATGAGGACAACTGTCATCTGAGTGGTGGAAGAGCAGGATTGTGGGTAATTGTGTACATAAAGCATTAGTTTGCAACTGTAGCCTACTTTGTGTTTCTGTACTGTGTGAGTGTAGGCCTATATATGGCCTATGTTGTCCGAAGATTAGACAAGTTATTCGAATACTCCTAAACGTGATCGACTATTTGTTGTTATATttacactgtatgtatatattgagCTGGTTTTAAATGCTGTGTCATGGATCCATGTAGCATAGCTTTCGCATTtcagtctctccctctctctctgtgcatcTCAACCCGGACAAACACCGTAAACACGCAACGGGGAGCCGCCCCAACGGCCTTATAATAAACTATTTTCTATTTCAGACTCTCCAGCCTACCTGACTGTGCGGCAGATGTTGACATGATCGGCTCCTGTTCACTGCTGAGATAAGGGTTGAATTCAGGGATGAGCCTCACACTTCCTTGTTCCTGCCCGTGGACTCGACTTAACTTTAAGAAAgactgaacacacctccatctgttgtggggggggggggtgttgtgtgtAGGGCGTCTCAACCTCGGGACCGCGGACCGCCCGGGGATCGCtggaaaaaaatgactcaacagttttttttttatcatttcagcACATATAGTGACAGAGCGCATTGCGTCATACTCTGAAAGCCACACCctccttgggggggggggggcaacaacTCTCCATTGCCTTGTATTGTCCAGGTTGGCAGATTATAAAAACTTAATTTATGGCTTCTTTGCATTATTGGTAGTGAATATCACCACAGCATTTTTCTGTAGTTTGCTAGCAGAAAAACTTGAAGAGGAGGAAACCTTCACAAGTCAATGGAGAGCGAAGAGTTGCTTTTCCAAATCAAAGGTGTTCTGTAGAATATGTGACCCAATTCTGGTGGTTCTGGGTCCATCCTAAGGACCCTTACTGGGTCCCTAAAACAGGGTCTGGACAGGAAGGAAACAACTCACTTAGATcacacgtgtcaaactcaaatCCAGCACCTCAAAAATTTTGAATTGACCCACATATTTTACATTCCCAATACATTTTGGCCTGCCTGGGTCAAACCACAGTTTACGGTTTTCACTTTTTGCCGAATGGAATCGTCATTTCTATACATTTATATTGCAATCCATCCAAAAGCCCTTTAGGCATTTcactaaaaaacacatttcaaactaGATGAATATCTAGGCAATCACCAAATTAGGATTACTGTGAACAACTGTACAACCTTTAGTGGCAATCTAGtcagaaagttgaaatatttcagcCTGGACCAAAGTTGTGAACctaataaactaataaaaacaaagtggaagcTGAATTTGGGAACAGTTTTAATGTTGCCATTTCATTAAATGCCTGACAGTGATCTGTTTGAACAGCTCCTGATTAAAACAAGGTTTTACCCCAAATGAGTTTTCTATCACTTTTCTACAGATAGGTCAAAATCTAAATGTGCTGTATGCACAGTACAATATCAAATGTATAAAACAGCAAGGCATGACCACTTTTTACAtggtaaaagaaaaactaaGCAGCTGTCAAATATATATTACGTTGACGATGAACAAATGACTTGCACGTTCCTTTACATTTCGGTAAAAGATCAAAAGATGTATCCAGAAGAAGACGTACAGGACGCTTAAAAGTCAAACCCAGTTAACAGCTACGGTATTTCACACATACAGAACACACAAGCGCTCGCTCATTCACACAACAGCACACTGTACAGTCACAATAAAACTAAGCCAACATGCCGAGAAAGATGTaaaatgtttgatttaaaaaatataattagaaaattaaaagaataaggttgttgtttttttaaaatacactgtaaaaacacgTTAGAAAtacgttttcagatgccaagcAAGTGGCGCTTAAATTAAAGTCTGAGTCACTCCTGTGAAGGAACACTCCAGTCGGATATCTGCTGACGTCTGACGCAATAACGCTCCACTTCGGTTAGCGTTGCTTCCTCACAGCCCCGGCATGATGTAGGCAATGTTGTCCAACGTATTCGActgatagaaaaaaaagagagagagagagagagagagagagagagagagagagagagagagagagagagagggagagagagcgcttTGTTAGAAAACCGATTGCTGCCAAGTGTGTAAAtccctttatttgacgccattttgcttactttcagtctaccttataatcattgtctattgtttgcctgtagtTCTTGTgcgtttacttgtttgtgtgtttttgctgttattgaagaaaatgctgctgctgtaataaggaaatgtccccgctgtgggatgaataaagtattatctaatctaactCCTGAATGCTGACAAAACTGTAGAttatctgaagaaaaaaaaaatatatacaaacagCTGGGCCAGATTTTCAAAccaagaaggttagctccacccaccgatccacactccgtacttttgatccatatggggacttgaaccagtaaccctccgattcccaacccaactccctacagactgagctaccgCCCCTGTTAGCTGAGCAGGTCATTTCAGCAGCGAACCAGCTCGCagtgacacattttaaatgcaacacTGACAAATGCATTGAAAAAACATGTAAGTTTTACCCATTGCTTCTCTTTCTACTTTGTTCAGTTTGCACAGCAAAATGtgcaaagaaaacaattaaagcTACTGAACAGAATCTGAGGTAGCCCCTATTTTGTCCActtacaaaagaagaagaagaagaaaaactgaCCTATAGGCCCCTCATGCCTAGGCCACATAGCTGACTTGTCTGATAACTaaaagcataaaacaataaaacacagtaGGCTATTAGCAGTAACATTAAGTTTCCTTTTGAAACAGAATAAACATCTTGAAACCCATTTGAGCCAAGAACATCTCACGGTTTTCCAAATGCTAAAACTTTACCAGGATGTTTCGAGGGCATCCGTTTAACTGTGGTATCTGCGCTGTGAGACAGGTCAGCGGTCCCAGGGCACACAAGATGGAGTCCAGCAGCACGGACAGACTCCCGGACACGGCCACCATCCCCTAAAACACAGGAACAGCATTTCCATGACTCACTTATTGCACTGCATTGTAGGGTCGGGTACCGAAAACCTGGTGCCGTTCTAAGGACCCCTAAAAAATGAGATGATTCATCTCAAGGGGTTAGCCTTCTAGTAAATAcatatcaatgttcttattaattccccaaaataacatgattgattccacacaactgtctttgccaagtacaaatctctactttcattaattttggggcgtcttattcaattttatagcatttgaagaaaacaaatggaagtgttgttgaaatagtattgagtaaaagttgacatattccagtctgtgattatccatcaacatccattcctttaattttagtctcaataattcctaatttctgcttttctaactcaaatattatgtataatttcctaaaaaattaggtttattgaccataaagtccaaacataactgtaaaactaaagttaataagttagtgttacgtagtgttatacatgaaaaaaagtgacaaacattgaaaaaagtgttggaaaaatagacaaaaacgtacgaaaaacttaaaaacatcgattaaaaagcatcaacaaaagtgttgattttcaattttgacgggaagacaacacgagggttgacTGCCTGCGCTGCTCTCTGGGGCTCCGGACGCAATGGGCGTTACAGGCAACGTCATCGCTGCACGAGACGCCAGTTAACGTTACACTTGGCACCAGGGAACGTTAGCCTACCattagctagcagctagcttaaACACGGTTAAAACCCTGACTAAACGGGCTAACGTGTGGCTAAGAAAGGATTACAACAGCGAGACgtacaacagtctgcagctaaagacacggAGGACACTAGCTGCactttgttgtcattgtcaCTGTCGCAGGACTTTATGGTGCATTCAATTGCAATTTGTAAGCTCACGGTGCATTCAATGTTATTGTAAAGTACCCTTCTGCCATCTATTggttcttctttttgttgtttaacatACAATAACTGGTGAAATAagattttaaagacattttaaatttgaccTTATGGCCTTAGCAATTACGTTTTAAAAGTATAGCTTTAgcaccacaataaaaaaaaataaaaaaaacacactaccCAACTCTATTCATAGTAATGAAACATCTTCATGTTACACTTCAAATAGAAACCGTGGTTATTAACTATTAACTACTGATCTGTTCTGCTGTCTTTATGTTGTAATTGTTGTATAGGGATTATAAATGAAATCAAATTGGCTTGTGAATACAGTGCTGTACACGGGGAACCTTGCCTCGGTTTCCTGTAGCCGATGCCCAATCAGAGACAGGGACTCTCCCAGTAGCTGCAGGTGAGCTGCTGCATCAATGGGGTCCACTTCTGGGACCCGTGCTGGGGAAAGGGACAAAGTAGTGCTGGGCGCTCGGCTCGGGGACACCATCCCTGTTCCCGTTCCTACAACTTTCATGACCAAACACAGTTTAAAGACAACCGTTACGAGAACTGACAGTTAAGAGGACAAACGGTTGAGAAATGCCACATCATTCTTAAGAGTCAAAGATACCTTTGCTTTTGCCCTCGGTGGCGCTCTTGTGTTTGACCGTGGTGGCCTCAGCTTTGTTCTGTTTGTGCTGCAGATACTGAGCTTTCTGCCTCCAAAcctgcacacaaacaacaacaaaaagaaaacatgggaCATTCAGTGCACCACCACAACCACGAGCCTAACAAGGATCAGAGTTTCCGCTAGAAAACAAATTGGTGACCTGTAAGTAAGATCTAATTTTACCggtcaaatagaaaaaattccaaacaatatctagcctcatatttCTTTATCGATACAATATCaaaatattgcccagccctatctGAGATTAATAGAGTTTTTGGTGATCATCAATTTCCTTGGGTCAATGACCGGAAATTACCGGACAGCTCAACTCAGACGAGGATATTAATCATTAGATCAGATTACTCGTGCAGCCCTGGTTAATTACCATGAAGGCATAATTATTCTACAACAGTGACAAAACAACTTACCAATTTGTCTTTCTCTGGCATCGCCTTCCACACCTCCCCCAGCTTTTTGCTGAGCTCACCAAAGACTGCAGATTAGACATACAACCATATTGTTTGAATTGTGTGCTTTAGTGATATTAGGACAATATGTAAGCGTTAAACTGCATGTCATTGTATTACCCACCTAGTCCCGGCTGCTCAGCATTGATGTTGACCCTGTACTCCCTGCAAAACACCTGATATGCTGATGTGTTCTTCTTCTTGGGCTAAGAGAGGACAACAAAACGATCCAATTATGCAGGAaacagcaacaatgaaaaagtgtttttgtgtcagtttttttgttcagtATTTGTTTGCTCTAAAATGTGTGTTagacaaggcaaggcagctttatttgtagagcacatttcagcaacagggcaattcaaagttctttacacaaaatcagttaaaaaaaaaataaaaaaaactgataaaacacaagtataaacagttaaaagtaaaaacattaagacgggtaaaaccctaacccacttgagactaccttcccaCTAATCagtccatgttagtgctcctttggtgatcaccctcagtgtctcacactttctttaaagtgttaccgttcgagtctctctttctctgtattacacaacctttataaTTATTCCTTTTCCTCAACAAAATTCAACatgagaaattaaacattaaagaaatgaacatcatCGTTTAaggaaaggcaacatcaaaaagaaaggaacCCTAAAAGCAGCACGCAGCCCACAGTTAtttttacttgaatgttatgtttgtctgtggacctaattggtaaaatatgtcttgtctccaccgtgggatagagggaaacgtaatttcgatctctttgtatgtcttgacatgtgaagaaatcgACAATAAAGCtggctttgactttgacttacTTGAGATTATTGGCATTCATACTAAATTTCCAGTTCGGCAGTTTTGTAACTTTAACTACCGACCCAACAGAAGGCATCACGGTCAGCATCATACCTTCTCTTTGTCCTTTTCGTGCTTTTCCCGatctttctcctctttctttttcttcttcaccgTCACGCCCTCGTTGGCTGGATGGTGGTGTGGAGGGACGGGCGTGCCCATGGCGTACATCGGGCCCACGGCGCTGTGAGTGACCGTGGGATGGGAGTGGGTGTGGCCCCTCGATGAGTCTGAAGGATGTCACACAAAGACAAAGCCATGATGATTACAAGTCTTACATGACACatggaaaatgacatcactttactgtaatgcagcctttaaaaccaggaaaagacaacttATTACCATATTACCATCTCCCAAAACTTAAGaccatatctagtctcatatcacgatgttgatataatataaatatattgcccagctctaattagATTTCTAAAACAAATCCCATTTTAAAATCACttaataaacagaaaaatatcttaaaattaGAGCCCGGccaatatatcggcgggccTATATTATCGGACGATATTAGGCATTTACTATTgttatcggcatttataatggccgataaaaaagcaaaaccttttcttttaaatattcattcatcagaataatttatgaCGACGTGACgatttttgttaatgtgtttttgttctataataagtttttatttttatacattttatttataggaactttaatatattttgatgttcctctgttcaaCAAATTCTTGTCATATTAATTTAGTGAGAACTcgtaaataactacaaatagctaatgttagggaaatctgtttatgttctgttacgcgtttctgttattttttttaatatatatatatatatatatatataaataatcggccgatatattggaatatcggatttttaaataattggtatcggtcttaaaaatcctttatcggtcgggctttACTTCAAATGAATAGACTAGGAAGACGTAGTGCAGTCTGAAGTCAAACAAACTCACCTCCAAATCCTTTACTGTGCTTCTTGTCCTTTCCACTTTTGTCCTTATccctgtctttttctttgtccttcttcttcttgctttttttgctcttcttcttctttttcgacaggtgtgtgtatgaatCATCTATGACCAGTTCACCGGCCTCCAGTTCAGCCCCGGATGAAGAGCTTTCGTCTCCCATGCCCCCTCCATAATGACCTGTGGAACAGAGAACACAGCAATGAACATATGAAACATGACAAACCATGGGGCTCTAAATAATCTAAGGTGGTAAAGTACATTGAGACGGCAGGTGCACCAATAATATCTACACTATGCAGCTCGTTGGTACTTGTTCGATTAGTAACTAAATGTTTGTTTCTGATACCGCAACTATTAAAGGAATGCAATAGGAGTAAAAGCAaagttgatgtattttttattattattattattattattacaatggTCCATAGTCTTTTGAATGGCTAAAATTCCATTGCTTCAATTACATGTAGTTGTATCTTACATACTTTCAGTTTTGTTCTTAACAAGTAAGGTACTATTTGTACCATTTTATTTCACTTAAAAGACCCGGTAGACGTATACAGTATTTAGATGTTAAATGACTAATTAATGCTAGAATTAGGGTTCTGCGAAGATGCACTTAAACGTCTTTGCAAACCTACGCAGAGAAGGGAGTTATGGGTTACTGAAGAAAACTGTCGAAAAGAACACACCTCCCAAATCTCAACAAGATGTCCCCCAAACCCTTCTCTAAATACCTATTTAAGGTATTTCATTTCAGTGTCCATGTTGTTGTTCCTGCCATTTACATTgatatatatacagtttttaaaccattttaacACTGTCAGTGAGTAGAAATCCTTTTCCAATTGTTCAATGTAATTGTACTGAATTTATCTTGCATACTTTCAGTTTTATTCTTAACAAGTAAGGTACTATTTGTACCACTTTATTTCACTTAAAAGACCCGGtagatgtatacagtatatggatgTTAAATAACCGATTAATGCTAGAATTAGTGTTCTGCGAAGATGCACTTAAACGTCTCTGCGAACCTACGTTTTTACACTGTCTGTGAGTTGAAATCATTTTCCGATTCTGGATTTCTTCTATGTTTCATTTACATTGTGGTTTGCTATACCTGACACTTATAGTAAACATGTACGTTATAGTCAATAAgtacaaaagaaacacacatgaaCTTGGCCATACCACACTCCTGAGTGTAGTTTACGTGCAGCCCAGATTAGCCTAATTATCTCACCTTCCACTTCCACCTCTTTCCCCACTACAGGCAGAGGTTCTCGACTCTGCAGCAGTTTCTTCTTGGGCATCTTCGAGTGCTGCACCCTGTCTCtatccttctctttctttccgCCCCCTTTGGATGAGTGGGGGTTGAACGGGAagctctctccttcctctttctctggcGACATGATGAGCTTCATCTTCAGCCCGTCAGCCTCGCGTAGCGTCAGGGGCTCCTCTTTGGGCGCTCCGCCGTGGAAAAGGGACGACTTTGAGGAAGAGGAGTGCTTCTTGGAGGAAGATGACGAC
The nucleotide sequence above comes from Etheostoma spectabile isolate EspeVRDwgs_2016 chromosome 15, UIUC_Espe_1.0, whole genome shotgun sequence. Encoded proteins:
- the hmgxb4a gene encoding HMG domain-containing protein 4a; the encoded protein is MAFEEIKNKGGIDVGMDGDRGLVAGRSQREKRRSYKDLLREEEEIAAQVRKSSKKRPKDSELFMLGGDSHKKKKKHSDDYHYRDHDGSGPPPHKKKHKSADRSPPLSSPSSSHPTDTAMGLLQAITSPLATGSDPSPHLHKKPSYPPFSSHSSKDRKRESSGGGGGGSKGSHSFPHSRPVSSSSSSSSKKHSSSSKSSLFHGGAPKEEPLTLREADGLKMKLIMSPEKEEGESFPFNPHSSKGGGKKEKDRDRVQHSKMPKKKLLQSREPLPVVGKEVEVEGHYGGGMGDESSSSGAELEAGELVIDDSYTHLSKKKKKSKKSKKKKDKEKDRDKDKSGKDKKHSKGFGDSSRGHTHSHPTVTHSAVGPMYAMGTPVPPHHHPANEGVTVKKKKKEEKDREKHEKDKEKPKKKNTSAYQVFCREYRVNINAEQPGLVFGELSKKLGEVWKAMPEKDKLVWRQKAQYLQHKQNKAEATTVKHKSATEGKSKVVGTGTGMVSPSRAPSTTLSLSPARVPEVDPIDAAAHLQLLGESLSLIGHRLQETEGMVAVSGSLSVLLDSILCALGPLTCLTAQIPQLNGCPRNILSNTLDNIAYIMPGL